The following DNA comes from Triticum aestivum cultivar Chinese Spring chromosome 3D, IWGSC CS RefSeq v2.1, whole genome shotgun sequence.
CGTACTACTTTGATTGGACTTGAACAAGACTACATCCGCCCCTATGGGACATATTTTGAACCAAAATAATGTTGCAAGTTGGTGGTTTCTGTTACCAGTCAATTCTATCATGTTCAGATTAGTGTGGCACTATGTCATACCGTCTTGTCCTTCCTTTTTACTCTTTTGGCAGAAGCCTTTCCATGTGTCCGTGTTAACTTTGCTTTGTCTGAATTCTGCAACTACGAAGTTGTGTGAGGGAAATTATTTTCCCTTAGAATGCAAGTATGATTTGTGTGAGCTTGTCAAGTTCACATATGGAGCTGGGAGACTAAAGGTTAGCATGCTACAAAGGATCTGTAGTGCTTTAGGTAAAATGCATGTACAGTGTGCTCCTTTGTGCCTGGAAATGCCTCATATGCAACCGTGAATTGAAAAAAAAACTGACTTGACTTCAATGGCTGTTCCGCTGTCCCACTATTAATGAAAGGGGACAGAACATGGGGACATCGGGGCATGTTCATGAAGTTTGAGACGTGTCTTTATAGGTTTCCTGGTTCACCAGTAATCCACTTTTCATCGCACTTTCCATTCTTCCTTAGCTTACAACTATTTTTGTGCTCCTTTAGCAAGGCATTCGGACTGTGGTACATTAATTCAAAGTGATTTTACTGTCACTGCATGATTGCGTGCTATCACTGCAGTAACATGCTATTCTAAATTATCTTGGCAGATCCTTGAGAACATTATTTCTTGAAGAATGCGTGATTACTGGTGAAGGTGGTGAATGGCTTCATGAACTTGCTGTCAACAATTCTGTTCTCGTGACACTGAACTTCTACATGACTGAGCTCAAAGTGGTGCCGGCTGATCTGGAGCTTCTAGCAAAGAACTGCAAATCATTACTTTCTTTAAAGATCAGTGAGTGTGACCTTTCAGACCTGATTGGTTTTTTCGAAGCAGCCAATGCATTGCAAGATTTTGCTGGAGGATCGTTCAATGAGGTAGGAGAGCTAACAAAGTATGAAAAAGTCAAGTTTCCACCAAGAATATGCTTCTTGGGGCTTACGTTCATGGGGAAAAATGAGATGCCTGTTATCTTCCCCTTCTCTGCTTCATTAAAGAAACTGGACTTGCAGTACACTTTCCTCACCACTGAGGATCATTGCCAGCTTATCTCAAAATGTCCAAACCTATTTGTTCTCGAGGTAATGTTTCTCATATACTCTTGTATTTTGGGGGTGTGAAATTTGTCATACTCTCATTTTTACTGACAGTAGATTCTGTCAACAGGTGAGGAATGTGATAGGAGATAGAGGGCTAGAGGTTGTCGGCGATACATGCAAGAAGCTACGAAGACTTCGAATTGAGCGAGGGGATGATGATCCAGGTCTACAAGAAGAGCAAGGAGGAGTTTCTCAGTTAGGCCTGACAGCGGTAGCTGTTGGTTGCCGTGAcctggagtacatagctgcctatGTATCTGATATCACCAACGGTGCTCTCGAATCCATCGGGACCTTCTGCAAAAATCTCTACGACTTCCGGCTTGTCCTGCTCGACAGACAAAAGCAGGTAACCGATCTGCCGCTCGACAACGGTGTCCGTGCTCTGTTAAGGAGCTGCACCAAGCTCCGGAGATTTGCTCTCTACCTGAGACCTGGAGGGCTCTCAGACACAGGCCTCGACTACATCGGGCAGTACAGCGGCAACATCCAGTACATGCTACTGGGCAACGTTGGTGAATCCGACCACGGATTGATCCGCTTTGCAATCGGGTGCACCAACCTGCGGAAGCTTGAGCTTCGGAGCTGCTGCTTCAGCGAGCAAGCCCTGTCCCTCGCGGTGCTCCACATGCCGTCGCTCAGGTACATATGGGTGCAAGGCTACAAAGCCTCTCCAGCAGGCCTCGAGCTCCTCCTCATGGCGAGGCGGTTCTGGAACATCGAGTTCACGCCCCCCAGCCCCGAGGGCTTGTTCCGCATGACGCTCGAAGGAGAACCCTGCGTGGACAAGCAGGCCCAGGTTC
Coding sequences within:
- the LOC123079785 gene encoding coronatine-insensitive protein homolog 1a — protein: MGGEVPEPRRLSRALSFGCVPDEALHLVMGYVDAPRDREAASLVCRRWHRIDALTRKHVTVAFCYAADPARLLARFPRLESLALKGRPRAAMYGLISDDWGAYAAPWVARLAAPLECLKALHLRRMTVTDDDVATLIRSRGHMLQELKLDKCSGFSTDALRLVARSCRSLRTLFLEECVITGEGGEWLHELAVNNSVLVTLNFYMTELKVVPADLELLAKNCKSLLSLKISECDLSDLIGFFEAANALQDFAGGSFNEVGELTKYEKVKFPPRICFLGLTFMGKNEMPVIFPFSASLKKLDLQYTFLTTEDHCQLISKCPNLFVLEVRNVIGDRGLEVVGDTCKKLRRLRIERGDDDPGLQEEQGGVSQLGLTAVAVGCRDLEYIAAYVSDITNGALESIGTFCKNLYDFRLVLLDRQKQVTDLPLDNGVRALLRSCTKLRRFALYLRPGGLSDTGLDYIGQYSGNIQYMLLGNVGESDHGLIRFAIGCTNLRKLELRSCCFSEQALSLAVLHMPSLRYIWVQGYKASPAGLELLLMARRFWNIEFTPPSPEGLFRMTLEGEPCVDKQAQVLAYYSLAGQRQDCPDWVTPLHPAA